One genomic window of Haloferax mediterranei ATCC 33500 includes the following:
- a CDS encoding FAD-dependent monooxygenase — MTEHEHYEAIVVGAGPGGAAAAATFANYGIETLVLERGVEAGSKNVSGGLIYAEESAPYTIDDLFPDFREEASERPITKYRIHNIAGDKVESFDLTKLHEHDTEWSDSVLRRKMDSWLEDRVHERTREAGGGLLTGVHVTGLLREEGKIVGVTTDELDPITADIIVAADGVNSELARDAGLMDWEEPEEWFQGVKAVVDMPNDVIAERFDVGADEGVAHLFSGDLFEGVRGGGFLYTNRDTLSLGTVFHLDSLVAEQAEPHELLDALLTHPLLAQWLGDDYTELEYSAKLVPDSKKVALREPHFGRLLLVGDAAGQMQAQGPIIKGMNHAVTAGALAAEAYAQAKSRNEPEKAGTRYARKLRSEGVMKKLRPRGYELFRGVAEDDSVADMVDSVLTSAVGRAGIRALSGQLERFYNVPMLSSMIPDTQTPYVTLPTVIAEELGTRVREENTVTPPSLEARIGDLTYDTDIGSPHITLLDNSYEASGAAVAACPVSAVDFGGGCYREELVRTNGSEERVVSLDTQPCVECGTCAVVAETEWEHPRGDKGVEFKWG; from the coding sequence ATGACTGAACACGAACACTACGAAGCAATCGTCGTCGGGGCTGGTCCCGGCGGGGCGGCCGCGGCCGCAACGTTCGCTAACTACGGAATCGAGACGCTCGTTCTCGAACGCGGCGTCGAAGCCGGGTCGAAGAACGTCTCGGGCGGACTTATCTACGCCGAGGAGTCCGCACCCTACACCATCGACGACCTCTTTCCCGACTTCCGCGAAGAGGCGTCGGAGCGGCCTATCACGAAGTACCGCATCCACAACATCGCCGGCGACAAGGTGGAGTCGTTCGACCTGACCAAACTCCACGAACACGACACCGAGTGGTCCGACTCCGTCCTCCGTCGAAAGATGGATTCGTGGCTTGAAGACCGCGTCCACGAGCGGACGCGCGAAGCCGGCGGTGGACTCTTGACCGGCGTCCACGTCACTGGACTCCTTCGCGAGGAAGGGAAGATTGTCGGCGTGACGACCGACGAACTCGACCCGATAACGGCCGATATCATCGTCGCCGCCGACGGGGTGAACTCCGAACTCGCCCGCGACGCGGGCTTGATGGACTGGGAAGAACCCGAAGAGTGGTTCCAAGGCGTGAAAGCCGTCGTCGACATGCCGAACGACGTTATCGCCGAGCGATTCGACGTCGGTGCGGACGAAGGGGTCGCACACCTGTTCTCCGGCGACCTGTTCGAGGGCGTCCGCGGCGGCGGATTCCTCTACACCAACCGCGATACGCTGTCGCTCGGGACCGTCTTCCACCTCGACAGCCTCGTCGCCGAACAGGCCGAACCGCACGAACTCCTCGATGCGCTTTTGACGCATCCACTTCTCGCACAGTGGCTCGGCGACGACTACACAGAACTGGAGTACAGCGCCAAACTCGTCCCCGACTCGAAGAAAGTCGCACTCCGAGAACCACACTTCGGCCGCCTCCTCCTCGTCGGCGATGCGGCCGGCCAGATGCAGGCACAGGGTCCCATCATCAAGGGGATGAACCACGCTGTCACCGCGGGGGCGCTCGCGGCCGAGGCGTACGCGCAGGCGAAGTCCCGTAACGAACCGGAGAAAGCGGGGACGCGATACGCCCGCAAACTCCGAAGCGAGGGCGTGATGAAGAAGCTCCGGCCTCGCGGGTACGAACTGTTCCGCGGCGTCGCCGAAGACGACAGTGTGGCCGACATGGTCGATTCCGTCCTCACGTCGGCCGTCGGACGCGCCGGGATTCGCGCCCTCTCCGGCCAACTCGAACGGTTCTACAACGTTCCGATGCTGTCGTCGATGATACCCGACACGCAGACGCCCTACGTCACGCTCCCGACGGTTATCGCGGAAGAACTCGGGACGCGTGTGCGTGAGGAGAATACGGTGACGCCGCCGAGTCTCGAAGCGCGCATCGGCGACCTGACGTACGACACCGATATCGGGTCACCGCACATCACGCTCCTCGACAACTCCTACGAGGCAAGTGGGGCCGCCGTCGCGGCCTGTCCGGTTTCGGCGGTCGACTTCGGCGGCGGGTGCTACCGCGAGGAACTCGTCCGGACGAACGGCTCAGAGGAGCGCGTCGTCAGTCTCGACACACAACCCTGTGTCGAGTGCGGAACCTGCGCCGTTGTCGCCGAAACCGAGTGGGAACACCCACGCGGCGACAAGGGCGTCGAGTTCAAGTGGGGGTGA
- a CDS encoding electron transfer flavoprotein subunit alpha/FixB family protein, whose translation MTDFDPGDYEISELGPAIKDIEDLGELEEILQAEHRGENRAGAIALIESRIEKFSEDEEEPADAEGLDLASMSTAEVGNALQSVDEVSDLESLLEREEASEDRDPVKRLIRNRIDSVQGSDEEAAEVEIDERPPEERHPDLDHPTRDKRHVRSLSDGTYRDMWVYCETQAGELIDVSKEMLGKARELMDTYNDDYEEDERVVAVLIGSDVSKHVDDVIAYGADVVVAREDDRLDRFQHKPFTEIFCDMARAGATHENGEVHGGRDEEWRDYDKPRYVLFPATNNGRDLSALVQAELDSGLASDCSGLYITKEVISNPVKTGVAGEKKEFERVLHMKRPDFSGFEYSTILCIDNPAREFHPQGASVIPGSFDVPEPDPFREGLVVDHDAPLDDDWFRITVTEYDQLDEGIDLTGHEVIVAVGRGIGDDPTKGIELALELADQFEGSEIGVTRGIVTGSFQFDGHVEQYTHEERQIGETGQVVAPKLYIAAGISGAVQHKVGMDESDTIIAINTDPDARIRDFSDYFIEGDLFEVLPELTAALKEGQFEAAVARDGGLTEGESTSDVSPDGGLATDESTSGVPSDSEVADERGDTQ comes from the coding sequence ATGACCGACTTCGACCCGGGAGACTACGAGATTTCGGAACTCGGCCCGGCAATCAAGGATATCGAAGACCTCGGCGAGTTAGAGGAGATTCTCCAGGCCGAACATCGCGGGGAGAACCGCGCCGGAGCCATCGCACTCATCGAGAGTCGCATCGAGAAGTTCTCCGAAGACGAGGAGGAACCGGCCGACGCCGAGGGACTCGACCTCGCGTCCATGAGCACCGCGGAGGTCGGAAATGCCCTCCAGAGCGTCGACGAGGTTTCGGACCTCGAATCACTGCTCGAACGCGAGGAGGCTAGCGAGGACCGCGACCCCGTGAAGCGACTCATCCGAAATCGCATCGACTCCGTGCAGGGCAGCGACGAAGAAGCCGCTGAAGTCGAAATCGACGAACGACCTCCCGAGGAACGGCATCCGGACCTCGACCATCCCACCCGCGACAAGCGACACGTTCGCTCGCTCAGCGACGGGACCTACCGTGATATGTGGGTCTACTGCGAGACGCAGGCGGGCGAACTCATCGACGTGTCGAAGGAGATGCTCGGGAAGGCCCGCGAGTTGATGGACACCTACAACGACGACTACGAGGAGGACGAGCGAGTCGTCGCCGTCCTCATCGGGTCGGACGTGTCGAAGCACGTCGACGACGTAATCGCCTACGGCGCTGACGTGGTCGTCGCCCGCGAGGACGACCGTCTCGACCGCTTCCAGCACAAACCGTTCACCGAAATCTTCTGCGATATGGCTCGCGCGGGCGCAACCCACGAAAACGGCGAGGTTCACGGCGGCCGCGACGAGGAGTGGCGCGACTACGACAAGCCGCGGTACGTGCTCTTCCCGGCGACGAACAACGGCCGCGACCTCTCGGCGCTCGTGCAGGCCGAACTCGACTCGGGACTCGCCAGCGACTGTTCCGGTCTCTACATCACGAAAGAGGTCATCTCGAATCCCGTCAAGACCGGCGTCGCCGGCGAGAAAAAGGAGTTCGAGCGTGTGCTGCATATGAAGCGTCCCGACTTCTCGGGCTTCGAGTATTCGACGATTCTCTGTATCGACAATCCGGCGCGGGAGTTCCACCCGCAGGGCGCGTCTGTCATTCCGGGGAGCTTCGACGTTCCGGAGCCGGACCCGTTCCGTGAAGGACTCGTCGTCGACCACGACGCGCCGCTCGACGACGACTGGTTCCGCATTACCGTGACCGAGTACGACCAGTTGGACGAAGGTATCGACCTGACGGGCCACGAGGTCATCGTCGCGGTCGGTCGCGGCATCGGCGACGACCCGACGAAGGGTATCGAACTCGCGTTGGAACTCGCAGACCAATTCGAGGGCTCGGAAATCGGCGTCACTCGCGGTATCGTCACGGGGTCGTTCCAGTTCGACGGTCACGTCGAGCAGTACACCCACGAAGAGCGACAAATCGGCGAGACCGGACAGGTCGTCGCGCCCAAACTCTACATCGCGGCGGGAATCTCCGGCGCAGTTCAGCACAAGGTCGGGATGGACGAGTCGGATACGATTATCGCCATCAACACGGACCCGGACGCCCGCATCCGCGACTTCTCCGACTACTTCATCGAGGGAGACCTGTTCGAGGTGCTCCCAGAACTGACGGCGGCACTGAAAGAAGGACAGTTCGAGGCGGCGGTCGCCCGCGATGGCGGCCTCACCGAAGGTGAGAGTACATCGGACGTTTCGCCCGATGGCGGTCTCGCCACAGATGAGAGCACGTCGGGCGTTCCGTCCGACAGCGAGGTTGCGGACGAACGAGGAGACACCCAATGA
- a CDS encoding electron transfer flavoprotein subunit beta/FixA family protein has translation MHMVVLTKGVPDFREGQVSFDEDGHLERGKTPTVMNPNDRFALEAALQTRVRHGGRVSVMSMGPPGYKEVLQEAMESVYADDLHLVSDREMAAADTWATAITLSAGIETLGEPDIVFAGFKTADGETGHTGPQTNWCLDMPLVTHVISLDIDEDEGVLRAKRLVEGDIEEVETVETSLPAFVVTDPEFTPSYRTAGERLTLKDLRAETQERAENYEDHLTVRDHADINVDPDYIGLDGSPTIVSSVDPIPKAPAEREATMVDPDDSSAMQDVLEAMKSAVGGDTAAAGGD, from the coding sequence ATGCACATGGTGGTACTTACAAAAGGTGTGCCCGACTTCCGCGAGGGCCAGGTATCGTTCGACGAGGATGGGCACCTCGAACGGGGGAAGACGCCCACGGTGATGAATCCAAACGACCGCTTCGCACTGGAAGCGGCGTTGCAGACGCGAGTCCGACACGGTGGCAGAGTCAGCGTGATGAGCATGGGTCCGCCGGGGTACAAGGAGGTGCTACAGGAGGCGATGGAGTCGGTGTACGCCGACGACCTCCACCTGGTTTCGGACCGCGAGATGGCGGCCGCCGACACGTGGGCGACGGCCATCACGCTCAGCGCGGGCATCGAAACGCTCGGCGAACCCGATATCGTCTTTGCGGGATTCAAAACGGCCGACGGGGAGACGGGCCACACCGGCCCGCAGACGAACTGGTGTCTGGATATGCCGCTCGTCACGCACGTCATCTCACTCGATATCGACGAGGATGAGGGCGTCCTGCGCGCGAAACGACTCGTCGAGGGCGACATCGAAGAGGTCGAAACGGTCGAGACGTCGCTTCCGGCGTTCGTCGTCACCGACCCCGAATTCACCCCGTCGTATCGGACGGCGGGCGAGCGACTCACGCTGAAAGACCTCCGCGCGGAGACACAGGAGCGTGCCGAGAACTACGAGGACCATCTCACGGTTCGGGACCACGCGGACATCAACGTCGACCCGGACTACATCGGTCTCGATGGCTCGCCGACCATCGTCTCCTCTGTCGACCCGATTCCGAAGGCACCAGCGGAACGCGAGGCGACGATGGTCGACCCGGACGATTCGAGCGCGATGCAGGACGTACTGGAGGCGATGAAGTCGGCAGTCGGCGGCGATACCGCCGCTGCGGGGGGTGACTGA
- a CDS encoding 4Fe-4S dicluster domain-containing protein, with the protein MAIDPQFETNREKVGEEKLDELRSSANQTSFGDGVAVWGPVDPPEKQGIHGTHVAVDFDICLADGACLEDCPVDVFTWVDTPGHPESDIKAEPTHEDQCIDCMLCVDVCPVDAIDVDPGRAGRI; encoded by the coding sequence ATGGCTATCGACCCGCAGTTCGAAACGAACCGAGAGAAAGTCGGCGAAGAAAAGCTGGACGAACTCCGTTCGTCGGCAAACCAAACTTCGTTTGGTGATGGTGTCGCCGTCTGGGGACCGGTCGATCCGCCAGAAAAGCAGGGCATCCACGGCACCCACGTCGCCGTCGACTTCGATATCTGCCTCGCTGACGGCGCGTGTCTGGAAGACTGCCCCGTCGACGTGTTCACGTGGGTCGACACGCCCGGCCACCCGGAGTCGGACATCAAGGCGGAACCGACACACGAAGACCAGTGTATCGACTGCATGCTCTGTGTCGACGTGTGCCCCGTCGACGCAATCGACGTTGACCCCGGCCGAGCAGGGCGCATCTGA
- a CDS encoding DUF456 domain-containing protein, producing MDVFLWVAVALLVLGVVGSVLPLLPGALLSVIGVLVYWWSTGYSDPGLLGLVGLLLVGLAALAADYGAGFVAARVGGASNRTSLLAGLVGFVLLFLLGPLGIFIGVAGTVFLVEYYEHEDAEESGRRALYATVGVLASSVVQVLLTFSMLVGFALVVLL from the coding sequence ATGGACGTGTTCCTCTGGGTCGCAGTCGCCCTCCTGGTCCTCGGCGTCGTCGGAAGCGTGCTTCCGCTCCTCCCCGGTGCCCTCCTTTCGGTTATCGGTGTTCTCGTTTACTGGTGGTCCACCGGCTACTCGGACCCCGGTCTCCTTGGACTCGTCGGCCTCCTCCTCGTTGGACTCGCTGCACTCGCTGCTGACTATGGGGCTGGCTTCGTCGCCGCCCGCGTCGGGGGTGCATCGAACCGAACATCGCTCCTCGCCGGTCTCGTTGGGTTCGTCCTCCTGTTCCTGCTCGGCCCGCTCGGCATCTTCATCGGGGTCGCTGGAACCGTCTTTCTCGTCGAATACTACGAACACGAAGACGCAGAAGAGAGCGGTCGTCGCGCTCTCTACGCGACAGTCGGCGTCCTCGCGTCCTCAGTCGTGCAGGTGCTCTTGACGTTCTCGATGCTCGTCGGATTCGCCCTCGTCGTCCTGCTCTAG
- a CDS encoding cyclase family protein — MTLVDLTRRVESGMPTYPGDPSVSVESHADFDTDGYRVSRLELGSHAGTHVDAPAHTEPDGATLDSYSVDDLRFTTRLVDCRDIGANELVAPGAIPDRLEPGVDCLIFRTGWEAEWGTDRMVDHPALAPETAQVCADRGLAVGIDALSPDLTGGDDVPVHHALLGAELLIVENLCGLDALPVDRTFDLFVMPLRVDADGAPARVVAEVGSQLSLNGG, encoded by the coding sequence GTGACCCTCGTAGACCTCACTCGCCGCGTCGAATCGGGGATGCCGACGTACCCCGGCGACCCATCCGTCTCGGTCGAATCGCACGCCGATTTCGACACGGACGGCTACCGCGTCTCACGTCTCGAACTCGGAAGCCACGCGGGGACGCACGTCGATGCCCCGGCGCACACCGAACCGGACGGCGCGACGCTCGACTCGTACTCGGTTGACGACCTTCGGTTTACTACCCGACTCGTCGATTGCCGCGATATCGGCGCGAACGAACTCGTCGCGCCCGGCGCGATTCCGGACCGCCTCGAACCGGGCGTCGACTGTCTGATATTCCGAACTGGATGGGAAGCCGAGTGGGGGACAGACCGCATGGTCGACCATCCGGCGCTCGCTCCCGAGACGGCGCAAGTGTGCGCCGACCGAGGACTCGCGGTCGGTATCGACGCACTCAGCCCGGACCTAACAGGTGGGGACGATGTACCAGTCCATCACGCACTCCTCGGGGCGGAATTACTCATCGTGGAGAATCTCTGTGGATTGGATGCACTTCCCGTAGACCGGACGTTCGACCTGTTCGTCATGCCGCTCCGTGTGGATGCCGACGGCGCGCCCGCTCGGGTCGTCGCGGAGGTCGGAAGCCAGTTGAGCCTGAACGGGGGCTAG
- a CDS encoding glutamate--tRNA ligase, with protein sequence MDDDLRERIEREAEKHALLNAVKHESDADVGAIMGPLMGENPDFRQHGGEIPGLIGPVVAEVNQLSTEEKRDRLEELAPEELAEMEAEEEEDESLLPDLPNVEAYDEVRMRAAPNPNGPWHLGHARMPAVIGTYKEMYDGSFIVRFDDTDPETKRPDLTAYDAILEDIEYLGFEPDDVIRASDRVETYYDHARELIEMGGAYTCSCSGEDFSNLKNNGKPCPHRDKDKETTLDEFEAMVDGDYSSGEMVLRVKTDIEHKNPALRDWVAFRMIDTPHPREEAEDYRAWPMLDFQSGVDDHLTGVTHIIRGIDLQDSAKRQQFVYDYFGWDYPEVVHWGHVQVDAYDVKMSTSSIKERIDAGELDDWDDPRAPTIKSLRRRGIRGQAIVDAMVGLGTSTSNVDLSMSTVYANNRDLVDDETDRYFLVRDGEAFSVEGGPDTAHPPLHPSFEDRGTRDIPVDDSVHLESGDIPAEGDRVWLKGFGCVRREDDTLVYTDDDLDVVREGEVDVIHWVPTEGVQVRMRTMDGDVAGVAEPDFGDVRVDELVQFERVGFVRVDDRGDDETVVYFAHK encoded by the coding sequence ATGGACGACGACCTTCGAGAGCGCATCGAGCGAGAGGCGGAGAAACACGCCCTCCTCAATGCGGTCAAACACGAAAGCGACGCCGACGTAGGTGCCATCATGGGCCCGCTGATGGGCGAAAACCCCGACTTCCGACAACACGGCGGTGAGATTCCGGGACTCATCGGACCCGTCGTCGCGGAGGTCAACCAACTCTCCACCGAAGAAAAGCGCGACCGACTCGAAGAGCTCGCGCCCGAGGAACTCGCCGAGATGGAAGCCGAAGAAGAGGAAGACGAGTCGCTGCTTCCCGACCTCCCGAACGTGGAGGCCTACGACGAAGTCCGCATGCGTGCGGCTCCGAATCCCAACGGCCCGTGGCACCTCGGCCACGCCCGAATGCCCGCAGTCATCGGGACGTACAAGGAGATGTACGATGGCTCCTTTATCGTCCGCTTCGACGACACCGACCCGGAGACGAAGCGACCCGACCTGACGGCCTACGACGCCATCCTCGAAGATATCGAGTATCTCGGCTTCGAGCCTGACGACGTGATTCGCGCCTCCGACCGCGTGGAGACCTACTACGACCACGCTCGCGAACTCATCGAGATGGGCGGCGCGTACACCTGCTCGTGTTCCGGCGAGGACTTCTCGAACCTGAAGAACAACGGCAAGCCGTGTCCCCACCGCGACAAGGACAAAGAAACGACGCTGGACGAGTTCGAAGCCATGGTCGATGGCGACTACTCGTCCGGCGAGATGGTTCTCCGCGTCAAGACCGACATCGAGCACAAGAACCCCGCCCTGCGCGACTGGGTCGCTTTCCGTATGATAGACACGCCGCACCCGCGCGAAGAAGCCGAAGACTACCGCGCGTGGCCGATGCTCGACTTCCAGTCCGGCGTCGACGACCACCTCACGGGTGTTACCCACATCATCCGCGGCATCGACCTTCAGGACTCCGCGAAGCGCCAGCAGTTCGTCTACGACTACTTCGGCTGGGACTACCCCGAAGTCGTCCACTGGGGTCACGTCCAGGTCGACGCCTACGACGTGAAGATGTCCACGTCGAGCATCAAGGAACGCATCGACGCGGGCGAACTCGACGACTGGGACGACCCGCGCGCGCCGACAATCAAGAGTCTCCGCCGCCGTGGCATCCGCGGACAGGCCATCGTCGACGCGATGGTCGGACTCGGCACGTCCACCTCCAACGTCGACCTCTCGATGTCCACCGTCTACGCGAATAACCGCGACCTCGTCGACGACGAGACGGACCGCTACTTCCTCGTCCGGGATGGAGAGGCATTCAGCGTCGAAGGTGGACCGGACACCGCGCACCCGCCGCTTCATCCGAGCTTCGAAGACCGCGGCACCCGCGACATCCCCGTCGACGATAGCGTCCACCTCGAATCCGGTGACATCCCCGCCGAAGGCGACCGCGTCTGGCTGAAAGGCTTCGGCTGTGTCCGCCGCGAGGACGACACCCTCGTCTACACCGACGACGACCTCGATGTGGTCCGCGAGGGTGAAGTCGACGTGATTCACTGGGTACCGACCGAGGGCGTGCAGGTCCGCATGCGCACCATGGACGGCGACGTGGCTGGCGTCGCGGAACCCGACTTCGGTGACGTGCGCGTGGACGAACTCGTCCAGTTCGAGCGCGTCGGCTTCGTGCGCGTGGACGACCGCGGCGACGACGAGACGGTCGTCTACTTCGCGCACAAGTAA
- the idsA3 gene encoding geranylfarnesyl diphosphate synthase, giving the protein MSPDATEQRVLEAIRQRRELINDALDEDVPMAEPARLYEASRYLIQAGGKRLRPTVSLLTAEALADVEPMSEDYRSFPTLAGDPIDVMIAAGSIEVIQSFTLIHDDIMDDDDLRRGVPAVHKEYDTETAILAGDTLYAKAFELLTKTGADPANSLEAVRRLATTCTQICEGQALDIEFERRTEVPPDEYLQMVELKTAVLYGTAAAVPAVIMGADDDVVEALYQYGMESGSAFQIQDDVLDLTVPSEKLGKQRGSDLVENKETIISLHARQQGIDVDNLVDVETAEELTEDAVEAAVAELDEAGSIDYARDMAEDLTEQAKARLDVLPDNEARDLLRDIADYLITRGY; this is encoded by the coding sequence ATGAGCCCGGACGCGACGGAACAGCGAGTACTCGAGGCGATTCGCCAGCGACGCGAACTCATCAACGACGCACTCGACGAAGATGTACCGATGGCCGAGCCAGCGCGGCTCTATGAGGCCTCGCGGTACCTCATACAGGCCGGTGGAAAGCGCCTCCGCCCGACTGTGTCCCTCCTGACTGCCGAAGCCCTCGCGGATGTCGAGCCGATGTCGGAGGATTACCGCTCGTTCCCGACGCTCGCAGGCGACCCCATCGACGTGATGATTGCCGCCGGGAGCATCGAGGTCATCCAGTCGTTCACACTCATCCACGACGACATCATGGACGACGACGACCTCCGACGCGGCGTCCCGGCGGTCCACAAGGAGTACGACACGGAAACAGCGATTCTCGCCGGAGACACGCTGTACGCCAAAGCGTTCGAACTGCTGACGAAGACGGGAGCAGACCCGGCGAACAGCCTCGAAGCCGTTCGACGCCTCGCCACCACCTGCACCCAGATTTGTGAGGGACAGGCCCTCGACATCGAGTTCGAGCGTCGCACAGAGGTGCCCCCGGATGAGTACCTTCAGATGGTCGAACTCAAGACTGCAGTCCTCTACGGAACTGCGGCCGCCGTCCCGGCGGTTATCATGGGTGCTGACGATGATGTTGTCGAGGCGCTCTACCAGTACGGTATGGAATCCGGCAGCGCGTTCCAGATTCAAGACGACGTGCTCGACCTGACGGTCCCGTCGGAAAAACTGGGCAAACAGCGCGGGTCGGACCTCGTCGAGAACAAGGAGACGATTATCTCCCTGCACGCCCGTCAACAGGGTATCGACGTGGACAATCTCGTCGATGTCGAGACGGCGGAAGAACTCACCGAGGACGCTGTCGAAGCCGCCGTCGCCGAACTCGACGAGGCAGGCAGCATCGACTACGCCCGCGACATGGCCGAAGACCTCACCGAACAGGCGAAAGCGCGCCTCGACGTCCTTCCCGACAACGAGGCCCGCGACCTGCTCCGTGACATCGCGGACTACCTCATCACCCGCGGATACTGA
- a CDS encoding ribonuclease J, with protein MEIEIATIGGYEEVGRQMTAVRAGDDVVVFDMGLNLSQVLIHDNVETEKMHSLDLIDMGAIPDDRVMSDLEGDVKAIVPTHGHLDHIGAISKLAHRYDAPVVATPFTIELVKQQIEGENKFNVNNDLVKMEAGETMSIGDSGQVELEFVHVTHSIIDAINPVVHTPEGAIVYGLDKRMDHSPVLEDPIDMKRFREIGREGNGVLAYIEDCTNAGRKGRTPSESVARRHLKDVMTSVEDYDGGIVATTFSSHISRVSSLVEFAKDIGRQPVLLGRSMEKYSGTAERLGFVDLPDDLGMYGHRKSVDRTFKRIMKEGKENYLPIVTGHQGEPRAMLTRMGRGETPYELDDGDKVIFSARVIPEPTNEGQRYQSERLLRMQGARIYDDIHVSGHLREEGHYEMLQALQPQHVIPAHQNLKGFAPYVDLCESQGYALGRDLHVTRNGNMIQLVE; from the coding sequence ATGGAAATCGAAATTGCAACCATAGGCGGATACGAAGAAGTCGGCCGTCAGATGACGGCCGTCCGTGCCGGAGACGACGTTGTCGTCTTCGACATGGGTCTCAACCTGTCGCAGGTCCTCATCCACGACAACGTCGAGACCGAAAAGATGCACAGCCTCGACCTCATCGACATGGGCGCCATCCCGGACGACCGTGTCATGAGCGACCTCGAAGGAGACGTAAAGGCCATCGTCCCCACGCACGGCCACCTCGACCACATCGGGGCAATCTCCAAGCTCGCCCACCGCTACGACGCGCCCGTCGTTGCGACGCCTTTCACCATCGAACTGGTGAAACAGCAGATCGAAGGCGAGAACAAATTCAACGTCAACAACGACCTCGTCAAGATGGAAGCCGGAGAGACGATGTCCATCGGGGACTCCGGACAGGTCGAACTCGAGTTCGTCCACGTCACTCACTCCATTATCGACGCCATCAACCCGGTCGTCCACACGCCGGAAGGCGCAATCGTCTACGGGCTTGACAAGCGTATGGACCACTCGCCGGTCCTCGAAGACCCCATCGACATGAAGCGCTTCCGTGAGATTGGCCGAGAGGGCAACGGCGTGCTCGCGTACATCGAAGACTGTACGAACGCCGGCCGGAAGGGCCGTACGCCCTCCGAGTCCGTCGCACGTCGTCACCTCAAGGACGTTATGACCTCCGTCGAGGACTACGACGGCGGTATCGTCGCCACGACGTTCTCCTCGCACATCTCGCGTGTCTCCTCGCTCGTCGAGTTTGCCAAGGACATCGGTCGTCAGCCGGTTCTCCTCGGCCGCTCGATGGAGAAGTACTCCGGTACCGCCGAGCGTCTCGGCTTCGTCGACCTGCCGGACGACCTTGGGATGTACGGCCACCGCAAGTCCGTCGACCGTACCTTCAAGCGAATCATGAAGGAGGGCAAGGAGAACTACCTGCCCATCGTCACGGGCCACCAGGGCGAGCCACGCGCGATGCTCACCCGCATGGGTCGCGGCGAGACCCCGTACGAGCTTGACGACGGTGACAAGGTTATCTTCTCGGCACGGGTCATCCCGGAGCCGACCAACGAGGGACAGCGCTACCAGTCCGAACGTCTCCTGCGCATGCAGGGTGCACGCATCTACGACGACATCCACGTTTCCGGTCACCTTCGTGAGGAGGGCCACTACGAGATGCTGCAGGCGCTCCAGCCCCAGCACGTCATCCCGGCTCACCAGAACCTGAAAGGTTTCGCTCCGTACGTGGACCTCTGTGAGTCGCAGGGCTACGCCCTCGGTCGTGACCTCCACGTGACGCGGAACGGTAACATGATTCAACTGGTGGAGTGA
- a CDS encoding LSM domain-containing protein gives MSGRPLDVLEASLDEPVTVLLKDGNAYFGVLAGYDQHMNVVLEEALDEDSVPGDIELEQVQDTTIIRGDNVVTIKA, from the coding sequence ATGAGCGGCCGACCCCTCGACGTCCTCGAAGCGTCACTCGACGAACCGGTGACGGTTCTCCTCAAGGACGGAAATGCATACTTCGGCGTCCTCGCTGGTTACGACCAGCACATGAACGTCGTACTCGAAGAAGCGCTAGATGAAGACTCCGTGCCCGGGGATATCGAACTCGAGCAAGTCCAAGACACAACCATTATACGCGGCGATAACGTCGTGACCATCAAAGCATGA
- a CDS encoding 50S ribosomal protein L37e, whose product MTGAGTPSQGKKNKTTHVKCRRCGEKSYHVKKKVCSSCGFGKSKKRRSYAWQSKSGDN is encoded by the coding sequence ATGACGGGTGCAGGAACCCCTAGCCAAGGAAAGAAGAACAAGACGACGCACGTCAAGTGCCGTCGCTGCGGTGAGAAGTCCTACCACGTGAAGAAGAAGGTCTGCTCGTCCTGCGGCTTCGGTAAGTCGAAGAAGCGTCGCAGCTACGCCTGGCAGTCGAAGTCGGGCGACAACTAA